Sequence from the Populus nigra chromosome 17, ddPopNigr1.1, whole genome shotgun sequence genome:
taattaattgtattaaATTTGTTCTTCACTCTCAATGTCCCTGTTTGTGGGTAACTTGTCAATAGTCATGGGATGCATAATTTGTTACTTCATAGCTTCTGATAATGTGGAGAAAGTAGATTTTTTTGTGGAGATTGTTCTTTCAAGTTATGAAGTTATCAATATAGCTCACTTTTGTCATCCATCTACTAATCCACTTTCCTCAGAATGTTTAGGCCATCGTCCTGTCAGAGCCTTACTGAAGGGAATATTGTGAAAGTGCTGATTTTATTGTAATGTTCTCTGTCACTTTGTGGTTTCTGGGAAGAACTTAACCACAAATAATGTGCTGTTCAAATCAATGCTTGCCATGCTTAACCATTTGCATGTCAATATTCATCATAAATTGTAATTGCAAATTCCATTTTGTGATCAGAGTGGAGTCCATCATGCATTGAACCCAGATCCATACAGAGGAGTATTCGGTTCAGATGGAGAGATGTATGCAAAAGATGTCCAAGATATTATTGACTTTGGGACTTCTGGTCATGTTGCTGGATTTATATCTGAAGCTATCCAGGTGATCATCATCTACTctgatttttattgattaacaTCTTATTATCCTTGGTGAGACACCATTGAGTATGCTTATCAGAAATATTTTCTGTGGTAGGGAGTGGGAGGAATTATAGAATTGGCCCCAGATTACTTGCCTGCGGCTTATAAAAGTATCAAGAAAGCAGGAGGCCTTTGTATTGCTGATGAGGTTCAGGCTGGGTTTGGACGCACGGGGAGTCATTTCTGGGGATTTGAGGCCCAGGGTGTTGTTCCTGACATTGTGACAATGGCAAAGGTTAGTCCTCCCCTGTTTGGTTCAGGCATTGCCTTTCTGTCTTTGGCtggaaaatacaaaaacagcTGCTTCCTACGTTGGCAATTGTATTTGGATGATCATATCTTCAATTGCTGGTATTAGATGTTCGTCTTTCATGCCATGTTTTCTTGTTACTTGTCATTACAATTCTTTAGGCACATCTTTAGACAAGTCCATTGGATACATACAGATTTGCCTCATAGATTTCTCAGTATGCCTACCTGTCCTCGCACAAGAAGCTGGGTTTACgtgtcaatttatttttcctcaTTGACACACGCAGGGGATTGGGAATGGCATTCCTCTTGGTGCTGTGGTGACCACCCCTGAAATTGCAGAAGTCTTGACTCGTCGTTGTTACTTCAACACATTTGGAGGAAATCCTTTATGTACCGCTGCGGGTCTGGCAGTTTTGAAAGTGATCGAGAAAGAAAATCTTCAGGAAAATGCACTAGTTGTGGGGTCCCATCTGAAAAAGAGACTGACTGAACTCAAGGATAAATATGAAAGTAAGTTGCCTCACATGTTATTCTGTGCTGCTATCAAACATAATGATCATTAAACCTCAACCtgaattaagtaaaaaaaacacctctCTCTATGCTGTTTGACTTTGTGTTTCTACCTATGTTTGGGAACGTTTTAAAAGTGTGTTTTGCATGAAAAGGCAtcaaattgatgtatttttttagtgttttctggTAGTTTTGGTGTAttgatgttaatatatatatatatatatatatatatatatatatatatatatatataaattattcacTTTTGAAAAACACCTTGCATTTTCTGATATGTCTAATGTGCAGTTTTGAAATAACACATCCTCATATGATTAAATAccttaatttttaactatatttaagtttttttaacgtTTTATTTCGACATCAGCGGCTATGGTTTTTGAGAATCTCTTCTGGTGGTATTTGCTCTTTATATTGTTATCAATGGTTGCTTTTTCCATCATTGTCTGCAGTCATTGGAGATGTGAGGGGAAAAGGATTGATGCTCGGTGTTGAACTTGTAACTGACCGCCAACAGAAAACTCCAGCAAAGGCTGAAACTCTGCATGTAATGGAGCAGATGAAAGGTAGATATTCCTCTCATCCCATCGTCCTGCTAACCTCTTGAGCCAACTTCTAGTCACTAACAGGCCTTTTTTGTCATCACAGAACTGGGGGTCTTGATTGGGAAAGGCGGATTCTATGGCAACGTTTTTAGAATTACACCTCCGCTATGCTTTACTAAAGAAGATGCAGGTACAGCTTTTTCGTTTCTTTCGGAGACGACCATTATCTACTGTATATTACCAGCTTGGCTGCCATTCTTATCATCTTGTGGTACCCTTTTGGTTGCAGATTTCCTCGTGGATGCGATGGATTACACAATGTCAAAGATGTGAAGTCTGCAGCTATAATGTAGATATAGATGTCTATTGGGTCATTCACAAGCTGGTCCTACTGGTTGATCATATGCTTTACATTGTGAGTGAAAAACTATGAATGCATAAATAGGTTTCTACCTTGAATAATTTGCTAGGACTTAGTTAACGATGAGTCAACCGCTCGTTGTCTCTTGGGAACCTGTCTTTGGGTTCTTACTTGAATAATTTGCAtgaatatttctttctttggttGGAAAATCCCTGGTAATCTTCTTAACAAATCCCAATTGCACTCCACTTGAATTCATTTCGAAGAGCAGAATGCATTTTCTATGACTTATTTCACCATCTAAAACCATGAATCACACGATAATACTCTTACAAATCATTAAAATTCATCTACTTCttcgatttgttttttgttgttcatcGAGGAGCCTGTGGTGTTTTTTAGACGACACAATGAATAGATTTCTTGTAACATTTGATTACTAGCAGTCTAGATGATCCAATCACATATTCAATTCGGTCTAAAATTTATTAGACAATGTTGGATTTCACAgctatggttttaaaaaaacaaaacaaagcagGTTAAAATCACGTAAGGGTTTTTTaagaagtaaattaaaataatttttttattttttaaaatttatttttaatattagtatattaaaaataattttaaataaaatatttaattttgataaatctTCGTGTGGATGTAACCCAAACGGGGGCTTAATGTGAAAGGTCCATGTTAGACCAACATAATTTATCCTTTTCCCTTTAACATGAGAGGAGCCGGACACATTGAATTATTCTTCAAGatcaaataaatctttaaatatctttatcctctataaaaattatattcaaatttataatttttaaattagtaataaatatttggttttttatttcttttaaattttttctgttttgtttgttataatttttttaaaaaatattaaacataatttttataaaattaattaagtctgttaaaaaattgaaaaacaattacatgaCTTTGTCACAAATTATTACAAGTAGATTTACTGATGGACTAAGCTCATTAGAGAGTGACAGAGagttagaaaaaacaattatatgacTTTATCACTCACAATTTGTAAATCACCTACAGATtaatttcattggtaatttGAAATCAATCATCGATAGAATTACAAATTGTTTTGTCAGCGATATACCTTACTCATTAATAAAATTACCGATTGAATAATGCTTGtaaattctttttgtttggctaattttttttgtctataaaTTCATTAGTGTTACTgacaaaataatcaacaaaataaaaacaaccgaTGATAGATTTTTCGGCAACCATGTGCAGTTTGTAAttccatcaataattttttttctaataaaatatgtGTCTAAATACTAATGAAATAATGGGTAGTATCCAAATTCTGGAAGTGAATCatcatgaattttaattcaaattttcaattaatttatccACCCATGAGAATTTCTGAATTGGAAAAGTGTCTCCAATTATTAATTGCATGTACAAATTTTCTTCAagcaattattaaaataaattatgaataaataaaaaattaaactcaaaaaatatttaattgacatgtttttatgaaactcaaaactatctatcatatatataaaaaatacatgttttttttgtaatttatataatggAAAGTTGAAGGGTTGAAATTGAACCCAAAAGACACAAAAGCTTTTAGAGAAATATAACCTAAATAAAATGGATTTTAGGCTTAGATCACACACGTTCGCTCGGACCTCAGGTCCTAAATTTAggtttattgtaaaatattttttttaaataaacctaaataaaaaaaaattgctaatcTATTTTGAGCTTAGATTAGGGtttatatcttcttcttcttcaacctaattagttttattcaaaacaaaaaacatttggtTTAAAGCTAAAATTATTAGGTCTAATTCTGTTTTATATAAGGCAAATAAGATTAATAATAATGAGAATTAATTTCATATTAGTTTtggattcaaaatccaataTAAAAGGAAGAATTTTGTTTCTACataattttacaagaaaaaaaattacattcttCTTCACCTTAATTTTCACCCTAGTTTCCTTAATTTTAAgctctatttttccttttaggtttttttacaaCTCTAGAGCATGTAAAGAAATATTGaagtaatattgtttttaagttAGTAAACAAGAGTAATTAAAGAAGATAGTGATATTGAAATTCTAGGAggtttattgaaaatattttaattgcactagaaaataagtaataaaatttttatggataaaaaatttatctttaataataataaattttttagaacattttaactggatttattatataaaatttgaccagataaactaaataaaaccagtttaatttaaggtttttttttttttttgaacacctAGCTTGTGCTGGGGGCAGGTCGGACggcccaaatttaatatatgtgcTTACACATaagtgaaaatatatttaatcacGAActcacatcaaataaaaaaaaaggaaaaacaagaatATTAACTTAGTACGTACGTACATCAGTATACATCAACAATAATCTATCTAGTAATTGAAAATGTTTGTTCAGCATTCCAAGATCAAATCAAAATtcgcaattattattattattattattattattatccatcCATTTTGAAGTGGATTACAGGGCCAACATCAATCGaacaataattgaaaaacataaaattaattaacaacgaTACAGAAAAAGGAAAGGGTAGCTAGAGAAGTAACCaacgtaaaattaattaacaacgaTTCAGAAAAAGGAAAGGGTAGGCTAGAGAAGTAACCAACGATCATGTCGAGCATCCATTGATGGCGTAAGGGAGTACCTGCGGAAAACTGCAGT
This genomic interval carries:
- the LOC133677458 gene encoding alanine--glyoxylate aminotransferase 2 homolog 2, mitochondrial-like yields the protein MQRFITKRVLSSTNSLRSHRCFSQLAQKQTSFAVHDSDIPVPKLPPFDYSPPPYTGPSADQILAKRKQYLSPSLFHFFSKPLNVVDGKMQYLFDENGRRYLDGFGGIATVCCGHCHPDVVDAIVKQVNRIQHSTVLYLNHAIADFAEALASKMPGNLKVVFFTNSGTEANELALMIARLYTGCQDIISLRNAYHGNAAGTMGATAQSLWKFNVIQSGVHHALNPDPYRGVFGSDGEMYAKDVQDIIDFGTSGHVAGFISEAIQGVGGIIELAPDYLPAAYKSIKKAGGLCIADEVQAGFGRTGSHFWGFEAQGVVPDIVTMAKGIGNGIPLGAVVTTPEIAEVLTRRCYFNTFGGNPLCTAAGLAVLKVIEKENLQENALVVGSHLKKRLTELKDKYEIIGDVRGKGLMLGVELVTDRQQKTPAKAETLHVMEQMKELGVLIGKGGFYGNVFRITPPLCFTKEDADFLVDAMDYTMSKM